From Aegilops tauschii subsp. strangulata cultivar AL8/78 chromosome 5, Aet v6.0, whole genome shotgun sequence:
GCAGAAAAACCACGTACCCGATATCATTGTCGTGGATCAAATCATTTGAAGAAAAAGAATATAGAAAGAGATGGCAAGAGGTGAGCTCCAGAGAGAGCACCCAGCACCCGTCCGTCTCTGCTCAGGAGAGGGGGAAAAAGCAGGGGCAAAGCTCCATTTCCATTGCAGTGCGAATTACGTGATGTTGTTTTCTAAACATCAGCTCAGGGCATTTTATCAAGAGGGTCATCAACTCTAAgccatttgatcataggtcaacCAACTTGACGGCAATACACCAATTGTTCCTATAGCCCAACATCACTAATCAACATAAGCTCAGATTACAAAAATGTGAGAACAGAGCACTCCGTGGCCGCAATTCGGGGTGTCTCATCTCCTCCCAGCCCTTTATTTTTTTATTCAGATTACAAACCGTGTCATGTACATCGGAGTTGCACAGTATACACATTTACTCTGGGTATCAAATACTGTGTTTACACATATATAAGTACATAACAAATAGTAGCGACATAAACCTATAAGCACAATTGACAGTTTGTCGGTATCAGGTCAGTAGCTTGCAGGAGAGACCTGTACACCTTTCGAAGATATCCGTTCCACCAGGCCCCAGCATGTAAGATGGCAGTGAATTTAAATTGCTTCCGCTCCCCATTGTCCACTCCTTACATGTCATACTTGCTGCAGGAGAGGAACATACTAGAGTAGCTTAGTCATAAGTGTTCACTTCAGAATTAAAACAGTGGTGCTTTGAATAGCATGCTAAATGTTAAAACTGAACAGTATTGCATCAGTGAATTATAGCTGTCGTTACTTTGAGGTTCTCCGTGCCACCGTTATTTCTGTCCTCTCTCTTGAAATTTAATTTTTCTGTATGTGTATTTAACTCAGGTGAAACGAGTTAAGTACCAGCTCACGATGGATTTAATGGCATTGTTCTACCAGCTGAAAATGGAGGCATGTAGCAGAGTGTGTACTTACGGGATCTGTACATGCTCAAAGTCCTCCTCACTCGACCTGAGGACAACCTCGCGTCCGGCCTTGTGGAGCAGGTAGCATAATACTTGATCCAACTCGGGCATCGCTATCACTTTCAGCTTCTTAAGTTCCTTCAGATGCTGCAATCCTTGTGGAAGTGTCTTCAGCTTGGTGCACTTGCAGAGAGTTAGTATCCTGAGCCTTGGCATGGCACCATCCTCCAATATCCACTCCTCGATATCCAGATCGTGGAGCACCAAATTGTGCAGGTCTGGAAACCCACCAGAAGGGCAGGTCATGGTCGCGCCAGTGTATGACTTGACCCCTATTTCCAACACATTCAGGAACGTCAGCCAGCTCCCAAGTAATGGCATGGGGTCTTCATCATTCAGCAGATTAGGACAACTAATTTTCAGCCGTCTGAGGTTGTGCGGGAGGAGGTGCAGATCAGGAAGATGCAGGTCGTTGGGCACCCCGAACTCGTCCTCGCACGCCCCGACAATTTCCAGCTGTTTGACGCTCCGGTAGTGCTTCCCAAAGCACCAGGAGGGGTTCTCTTCCATTCTGTCAATTGCTCCTTCCCATTGCTTTGGGGTGTTGGCTGCCAGGAATATGAAGAGAGACTTCAGGTTGCTCTGGATGGTAGTCTTCCACACGGACCATGACTCGACCTTGTAGATATGAACATGCTTCAGTGTCGAGATGCTCAAGAGATCAATAGGGAGCGCTTCCACTACGGCATCTCTTGCATCAAAAGTATGCAAGTTTGTGAGATTACTGACGGAAGCAGGAAGTACATATGTGCCACCTTTCAAGCCAAGGTACCTCAGATGTACCATCTGGCCGATCTCTGCAGGTAGCTGCCATCTCCCTCTCATGCCATCAAAGTAGAGTATCCGCAGGTAATTCAAGCCTCGGAAAGAGAAGACGTTCCTTTCTAGCCGAGCTGCATTGAAGATCAGCAAGGTGTGCAGATTTGGCATAGCAACACCGACCTTCACGCAAACAGAGTCATAGAGAACCACTCTGTAAGCTCTCATTTCATTGGAATATGAGGTCTCCACTTCATCTCTGGAACTGCAGTCTTTCAAGAACCCTTCTCTTCGAGCTCGCCCAATTCCCCAGTCGCGCAACACGTCATGTACCTTAACGGTCCTGATGCACCTGGAGCTCTTCTTTTCAATTAGGATCAAGCAGCGCTGGGCCAGTTCTTCCACATACCCGAGCGCAGTTTCTTCAAGGGAGCGTCCACGCACGTTCGGTATGAAACCCTCTGAAATCCACAACTTTGTAAGAAGGCCTACCGGGACTGCATAGTCTTCTGGGAATGATGTGATGTACAAAAAGCACACCTTCAGATTACTTGACAGATCATAGTAACTTAGGTCCAGTATGGCTCTGATGTCACCCTCGTTCTTCATTGCATCCCAGTTTATGCTGGCAACCATTCTTCTCCACTCGGTGATCCTGAGATTCTTTGAAAGGAAACCTCCCATGACTACAATTGCAAGAGGCAAGCCATTACCTTTTAATGCAAGGGCCTTGCCTAGTTCTCTGAAGCTATCCAGATCATCTCTGCCATGGAGGACATAGGAAGGGAATGCCTTTCTATTGAATAACTCTATACTTTCGTCGTTGTTAAGGAGCTTTACCTCCTGGATTATTTTTCTTGCATTGGGGTGATTGGAAACTGCTGAGTTGCGAGTTGTCAGAGCAATTCTGCTTCCATTTTTCACATCAGGAAAGGCAGCTTGGACCATATCCCAGTCTTCGATTCTCCAGACATCATCTAAGACTACCAGGTACCTTTTATCCTTGAGAAAACTGTGGATCTTCTTTATAATTTCCATCTCGCTCATTGTTCCTAGTTCTTCGAAGTCTTGACTCCCCATGGCCCCTTTAACGATATCCTTCAGTGCACCATAGACTGTAAATTGCTGTGAGATGCATATCCATGCGCAGGAGTTGAAATGCTTTTTGGCGACAAGATTATAGACCTTCCTGGCAATGGTTGATTTCCCTGCCCCCCCTGGACCAACAAGGGAGATGACAGTGAGGTCCTTGTTCTCCGAGTCAAGCAGTTCATCCTTGACCTGGTTGATTTCGCTGTCAAAGCCAATGACATCGACGTCGTCCCCAAAATCTGGGAGCGTCAGTCTTCTTGCGCGCATACTCTCGTTCTCATCCATACTGTGTCTCGTCTCATTCAGGCCAGTACTAGAAGAAATGCTGTATTTCGCGAACTCTCTGAAGATTGCCCCAACTCTCGCTGTCACCTGATCGATTCTTTTCCCAATGCTGTACAGACGCTTGCAGTGGACGGGGTAACAGGCGCCCTTGGATATGGCGCCGAGGAGGGACGGCGGTCTGCTGGTCTCCCTGGCCAAGATGTTGGCCGTGTCGATGATGATCTCGACGCTGTAGGCGACGTCCCTGACCTCCGACACCAGTTGGCTGAGCATCTCGTTCTCGCCCCTCTCCATCCTCGCGTCGGCGTCCCTGAGGAAGCACTGCATGCGCTTGAGCTCGGACTTGAGGGCCTCCACCTTGGCAGGAACCTGGCCCAGAGAAGCGACTTCTTGGATCACCGTGGCGCCTGCCCTCTGCAGCACGGCGGCAACCGCGTGCTCGGCCATGCCTCAAAACGATTTCTGCTGCGTCTGAAAGCACAGGATCACGCAGACTCGCAGATGATCGGAGGCAATATTTCTACACTGA
This genomic window contains:
- the LOC109750995 gene encoding putative disease resistance protein At1g50180, whose translation is MAEHAVAAVLQRAGATVIQEVASLGQVPAKVEALKSELKRMQCFLRDADARMERGENEMLSQLVSEVRDVAYSVEIIIDTANILARETSRPPSLLGAISKGACYPVHCKRLYSIGKRIDQVTARVGAIFREFAKYSISSSTGLNETRHSMDENESMRARRLTLPDFGDDVDVIGFDSEINQVKDELLDSENKDLTVISLVGPGGAGKSTIARKVYNLVAKKHFNSCAWICISQQFTVYGALKDIVKGAMGSQDFEELGTMSEMEIIKKIHSFLKDKRYLVVLDDVWRIEDWDMVQAAFPDVKNGSRIALTTRNSAVSNHPNARKIIQEVKLLNNDESIELFNRKAFPSYVLHGRDDLDSFRELGKALALKGNGLPLAIVVMGGFLSKNLRITEWRRMVASINWDAMKNEGDIRAILDLSYYDLSSNLKVCFLYITSFPEDYAVPVGLLTKLWISEGFIPNVRGRSLEETALGYVEELAQRCLILIEKKSSRCIRTVKVHDVLRDWGIGRARREGFLKDCSSRDEVETSYSNEMRAYRVVLYDSVCVKVGVAMPNLHTLLIFNAARLERNVFSFRGLNYLRILYFDGMRGRWQLPAEIGQMVHLRYLGLKGGTYVLPASVSNLTNLHTFDARDAVVEALPIDLLSISTLKHVHIYKVESWSVWKTTIQSNLKSLFIFLAANTPKQWEGAIDRMEENPSWCFGKHYRSVKQLEIVGACEDEFGVPNDLHLPDLHLLPHNLRRLKISCPNLLNDEDPMPLLGSWLTFLNVLEIGVKSYTGATMTCPSGGFPDLHNLVLHDLDIEEWILEDGAMPRLRILTLCKCTKLKTLPQGLQHLKELKKLKVIAMPELDQVLCYLLHKAGREVVLRSSEEDFEHVQIPKYDM